The following proteins come from a genomic window of Polaribacter dokdonensis:
- a CDS encoding aminotransferase class I/II-fold pyridoxal phosphate-dependent enzyme, producing MTTDLFDRIKKDKGPLGKWADQAEGYYVFPKLEGPISNRMSFNGKKVVTWSINDYLGLANHPEVLKVDGEAALEHGMAYPMGARMMSGHTPFHEQLEEECAAFVEKEKAYLLNFGYQGIMSAIDALVSKNDVIVYDIDTHACIIDGVRLHAGKRFVYRHNDMESFEKNIKRAAKMAEKTGGGILVISEGVFGMRGEQGRLKEIVAFKKEYNFRLLVDDAHGFGTLGEGGKGTGFEQGVQEDIDVYFATFAKSMAGIGAFLAGDKDVIQFLQYNLRSQMFAKSLPMAMVKGALKRLDMMRTMPELKEKLWENTNALQSGLRDAGFDLGTTQTCITPVFLKGDIPEAMAMVNDLRENHGIFCSIVVYPVIPKGLIILRLIPTATHTQEDIDETITAFSAIRENLENGTYKKIAASMM from the coding sequence ATGACGACAGATTTATTCGATAGAATTAAAAAAGATAAGGGTCCTTTAGGAAAATGGGCAGATCAAGCAGAAGGATATTATGTGTTTCCTAAGTTAGAAGGTCCTATTTCTAATAGAATGTCTTTTAATGGTAAGAAAGTAGTTACTTGGAGTATTAATGATTATCTAGGTTTAGCTAACCATCCAGAAGTACTTAAAGTTGATGGAGAGGCTGCTTTAGAGCATGGTATGGCTTATCCAATGGGTGCAAGAATGATGTCTGGTCATACACCTTTCCACGAACAATTAGAAGAAGAATGTGCTGCTTTTGTAGAAAAAGAAAAGGCATACTTATTAAACTTCGGTTATCAAGGTATTATGTCTGCAATTGATGCATTAGTTTCAAAAAACGATGTTATTGTTTATGACATAGATACACACGCTTGTATTATTGATGGTGTTCGTTTACATGCAGGTAAACGTTTCGTATATCGTCATAATGATATGGAAAGTTTTGAGAAAAACATTAAACGTGCTGCAAAGATGGCAGAAAAAACAGGTGGAGGAATTTTGGTAATTTCTGAAGGTGTTTTTGGAATGCGTGGAGAGCAAGGTCGTTTAAAAGAAATAGTTGCCTTTAAAAAAGAATACAACTTTAGATTATTAGTAGATGATGCTCATGGTTTTGGTACACTTGGTGAAGGTGGTAAAGGAACTGGTTTTGAGCAAGGAGTTCAAGAAGATATAGACGTCTATTTTGCAACTTTCGCAAAATCGATGGCAGGTATTGGAGCTTTCTTAGCAGGAGATAAAGATGTAATTCAGTTTTTACAATACAATTTACGTTCTCAAATGTTTGCAAAATCTTTACCAATGGCAATGGTTAAAGGTGCTTTAAAACGTTTAGATATGATGCGTACAATGCCAGAGTTAAAAGAGAAATTGTGGGAAAACACAAATGCTTTGCAATCTGGTTTAAGAGATGCTGGTTTCGATCTTGGAACTACACAAACGTGTATAACTCCAGTTTTCTTAAAAGGAGATATTCCAGAAGCAATGGCTATGGTTAACGATTTACGAGAAAATCATGGTATATTCTGTTCTATTGTTGTGTATCCTGTAATTCCAAAAGGATTAATTATTTTAAGATTAATACCAACAGCAACACATACTCAAGAAGATATTGATGAAACCATTACTGCTTTTTCTGCAATTAGAGAGAATTTAGAAAATGGAACTTATAAGAAAATTGCTGCATCAATGATGTAA
- a CDS encoding toxin-antitoxin system YwqK family antitoxin, which yields MKSILTFISILYTINNFAQQMLPMSNTEIKKEISMADATGKTTNGVYKYYAKGDNKPFTGILFAKYKNGNYESWQEFENGVGQGKWINYYENGNYKEIGNYNNNLVEGSIQKFYKNGILKSKGTYKNWRIKIGEWKYYNKDGSLNNTIDYGKKGSIEEVKAYYKRGEISYQWYSSILKKNGFTED from the coding sequence ATGAAAAGTATTTTAACCTTTATTAGCATTTTATATACGATAAATAATTTCGCTCAACAAATGTTGCCAATGAGTAATACAGAAATCAAAAAAGAGATTTCTATGGCAGATGCAACTGGTAAAACTACTAATGGAGTTTATAAATATTATGCCAAAGGTGATAATAAACCTTTTACAGGAATTTTATTTGCCAAATATAAAAATGGGAATTATGAATCTTGGCAAGAATTTGAAAATGGTGTTGGACAAGGAAAATGGATTAACTATTATGAAAACGGAAATTATAAAGAAATAGGAAACTATAATAACAATTTAGTAGAAGGCTCAATTCAAAAATTTTATAAAAATGGGATTTTAAAGTCAAAAGGTACTTACAAGAATTGGCGAATTAAAATTGGTGAATGGAAATATTACAATAAAGATGGTTCTTTAAACAATACAATAGATTATGGTAAAAAAGGTAGTATAGAAGAAGTAAAAGCTTACTATAAACGAGGTGAAATATCTTACCAGTGGTATAGTAGTATTCTAAAGAAAAATGGATTTACTGAAGATTAA
- a CDS encoding S9 family peptidase: MKSTDAKHPIAEKKPTRLEKHGDVRVDNYSWMRLSDEQKLAPIKDEQTQKVTNYLEAENDYYKEVTAYTKDFQEDLFQEMKGRIKEDDSSVPYKNNGYFYNTRYEVGKQYPIYSRKKGNLGAREEILFDVNEMAKGFEYFQLGGLNVSPNNKLVVFATDTVSRRQYFLRIKNLETGEIYDDIIENTTGGSVWANDNKTIFYTKKNPTTLRSEKIFRHILGTPTSEDVEIYHEEDDTFGTYVTKSKSKKYIIISSFATMTTESRYLDADNPTGEFTVLQPRLKNLEYNVSHYKDHFYFLTNKDGATNFKLMKTPVSKTTVENWVDVIPHRKDTLLEDFSIYSDYLVLEERTNGLNKIRIKRWDDTVDYYLPFDEETYSAGVYGNPEFDTEVIRYSYNSFTTPSSVIDFNMATKAKEIKKQQEVLGGKFQQENYKSERVWATARDGKKVAISLVYHKDTVLDENTPLLQYAYGSYGYTIPDSFSTTRLSLLDRGFVYALAHIRGSEYLGRDWYDEGKMLHKKNTFYDFIDCSQFLIDNKYTSAKHLYAMGGSAGGLLMGAIINMKPEIYNGIIAAVPFVDVVSTMLDDSIPLTTGEYDEWGNPNNKEFYDYIKSYSPYDNVEAKEYPHMLVTTGFHDSQVQYWEPAKWVAKLRELKTDSNLLFLDTNMETGHGGASGRFEALKETAKDYTFILALENKLDN; this comes from the coding sequence ATGAAGAGTACAGATGCTAAACATCCAATTGCAGAAAAGAAACCTACTAGATTAGAGAAACATGGAGATGTTAGAGTAGATAACTATTCTTGGATGCGTTTGTCTGATGAGCAAAAATTAGCTCCAATAAAAGATGAGCAAACTCAAAAAGTTACCAATTATTTAGAAGCCGAAAACGACTATTATAAAGAAGTTACAGCATATACTAAAGATTTTCAAGAAGATTTGTTTCAAGAAATGAAAGGTAGAATTAAAGAAGATGATTCTTCTGTACCTTATAAAAACAATGGCTATTTCTATAATACCAGATATGAGGTTGGGAAACAATATCCTATCTACAGCAGAAAAAAAGGGAATTTAGGAGCGAGAGAAGAAATTTTGTTTGATGTAAACGAAATGGCTAAAGGTTTTGAATATTTCCAATTAGGAGGTTTAAATGTATCACCTAATAATAAATTGGTTGTTTTTGCCACAGATACTGTAAGTAGAAGACAATACTTTTTAAGAATTAAGAATTTAGAAACTGGTGAAATCTATGACGATATTATAGAAAATACTACTGGAGGCTCTGTTTGGGCAAATGACAATAAAACCATTTTCTATACCAAGAAAAACCCAACTACCTTAAGAAGCGAAAAGATTTTTAGACATATTTTAGGAACACCAACTTCTGAAGATGTAGAAATTTATCATGAAGAAGATGACACTTTTGGAACTTATGTAACCAAGTCAAAATCTAAGAAATATATTATTATAAGTTCTTTTGCAACAATGACAACTGAATCTAGGTATTTAGATGCAGATAATCCTACAGGAGAATTTACAGTTTTACAACCAAGATTAAAAAACTTAGAGTACAATGTTTCTCATTATAAAGATCATTTCTATTTTTTAACAAACAAAGATGGTGCTACTAATTTTAAGTTGATGAAAACGCCTGTTTCTAAAACAACTGTAGAAAATTGGGTAGACGTAATTCCACATAGAAAAGATACCTTATTAGAAGATTTTTCTATTTACAGTGATTATTTGGTTTTAGAAGAAAGAACAAATGGACTCAATAAAATACGCATAAAACGTTGGGATGATACAGTAGATTACTATTTGCCTTTTGATGAAGAAACCTATTCAGCAGGTGTTTATGGTAATCCTGAGTTTGATACTGAAGTAATAAGATATTCATACAATTCTTTTACAACACCAAGTTCTGTTATCGATTTTAATATGGCTACCAAAGCCAAAGAAATTAAAAAACAGCAAGAAGTTTTAGGAGGTAAATTTCAACAAGAAAATTATAAAAGCGAACGTGTTTGGGCAACAGCAAGAGATGGTAAAAAAGTAGCTATTTCTTTAGTTTATCACAAAGACACTGTGTTAGATGAAAACACACCATTGTTGCAATATGCTTATGGTTCTTATGGATATACCATTCCTGATAGTTTTTCTACAACTCGTTTAAGTTTGTTAGACAGGGGGTTTGTATATGCCTTAGCACATATTAGAGGAAGTGAATATTTAGGACGAGATTGGTATGATGAAGGAAAAATGTTGCATAAAAAAAATACGTTTTATGATTTTATAGATTGTTCTCAATTTTTGATTGATAATAAATATACATCAGCCAAACATTTATATGCTATGGGTGGTTCTGCAGGAGGTTTATTAATGGGTGCAATTATAAATATGAAACCAGAAATTTACAATGGTATTATAGCAGCTGTGCCTTTTGTAGACGTAGTTTCTACTATGTTAGATGATAGTATACCACTTACAACAGGCGAGTATGATGAATGGGGAAACCCTAACAATAAAGAGTTTTACGATTATATAAAATCATATTCTCCTTATGATAATGTTGAAGCTAAAGAATATCCACACATGCTTGTAACCACAGGTTTTCATGACTCTCAAGTACAATATTGGGAGCCTGCAAAATGGGTTGCTAAATTAAGAGAGTTAAAAACAGACTCAAACTTATTGTTTTTAGATACAAATATGGAAACAGGTCATGGAGGAGCATCTGGACGTTTTGAAGCATTAAAGGAAACAGCTAAAGATTATACATTTATTTTAGCGCTAGAAAATAAGTTAGATAATTAA
- a CDS encoding PLP-dependent cysteine synthase family protein, with product MTRNQGIKDSILDLVGQTPLVKLQRVTKDLKGSYFAKLEAFNPGLSQKDRIALHIVENAEKKGILTKGATIVETTSGNTGYSLAMIGLVKGYKCILAVSDKSSQDKIDLLKTMGAEVHVCPANVPADDPRSYYEVAKRIHLETPNSVYINQYFNELNSEAHYKTTGPEIWKQTEGKITHLVVASGTGGTISGTGQYLKEQNPNIKILGVDAIGSVLKKYHETGELDLNEVSPYKIEGLGKNLIPTATNFDVIDIYEKVSDKEAAFAARDIVQQEGIFCGYTCGAVLQATKQYNAQNYFTEDSFVVLIFPDHGSRYMNKIYNAKWMKIQGFID from the coding sequence ATGACAAGAAATCAGGGCATAAAAGATTCTATCTTAGATTTAGTAGGGCAAACGCCACTTGTAAAATTACAAAGAGTTACCAAAGATTTAAAAGGATCTTATTTCGCAAAATTAGAAGCTTTTAATCCAGGGTTATCTCAAAAAGATAGAATTGCATTGCACATTGTAGAAAATGCAGAGAAAAAAGGTATTCTAACAAAAGGAGCTACAATTGTAGAAACTACTTCTGGTAATACTGGTTACAGTTTGGCAATGATTGGCTTAGTTAAAGGCTACAAATGTATCTTAGCAGTATCAGATAAATCATCTCAAGACAAAATTGATTTACTAAAAACAATGGGAGCAGAGGTACATGTTTGTCCAGCAAATGTGCCAGCAGACGATCCAAGATCTTATTACGAAGTTGCAAAGAGAATTCATTTAGAAACTCCGAATTCTGTTTATATCAATCAATATTTTAACGAATTAAATAGCGAAGCACATTATAAAACCACTGGGCCAGAAATTTGGAAACAAACAGAAGGTAAAATTACACATTTAGTTGTTGCTAGTGGAACAGGAGGTACAATTTCAGGTACAGGTCAATATCTAAAAGAGCAAAATCCTAATATTAAAATTTTAGGTGTAGATGCTATAGGTTCTGTATTAAAAAAATATCATGAAACAGGTGAGTTAGATTTAAATGAGGTTTCACCTTATAAAATTGAAGGTTTAGGAAAAAATTTAATACCAACTGCTACCAACTTTGATGTGATAGATATTTACGAAAAGGTTTCAGATAAAGAAGCAGCTTTTGCTGCTAGAGATATTGTACAGCAAGAAGGTATTTTCTGTGGATACACTTGTGGTGCAGTTTTACAAGCAACAAAACAATACAATGCACAAAATTATTTTACAGAAGATAGTTTTGTTGTACTTATATTTCCTGATCATGGCTCTAGATACATGAATAAGATTTATAATGCAAAATGGATGAAAATTCAGGGTTTTATCGATTAA